From Panicum hallii strain FIL2 chromosome 2, PHallii_v3.1, whole genome shotgun sequence, a single genomic window includes:
- the LOC112882222 gene encoding fibroin heavy chain-like has translation MVCTKALPLGIVLLVVAASLLAPAVGESRRAARKDLGINLGNGIGIGIGIGIGVGAGGSGSGSGSGSTSSSGSGSSGSGSESGSGSGGLGLGLGVGVGIGLGGAGGSGSGSGSGSASASGGSSGSGSGSGSASASGSGSGSGSGGGLGIGLGAGVGGGLSGSGSGSASGSGSGSGSASGSGSGSGSAAGSGSGAASGAGSSAGSGAGSGAASGSGSSAGSGAGSGAGSGAGSGSGYSQGQGAGEGQGQGSGYGEGHGSGHGQGSGYGEGHGQGSGSSQGLGYGEGYGSGRGQGSGQGSGSGYGEGYGSGHGAGQGSGYGEGYGEGSGSGYGDGLGSGYGEGHGYGYGSGHGK, from the exons ATGGTCTGCACGAAGGCCCTCCCGCTAGGAATTGTGCTTCTGGTGGTCGCCGCGTCGTTGCTGGCGCCGGCGGTGGGTGAGAGCCGCCGTGCTGCTCGGAAGGACCTCGGCATCAACCTCGGGAATGGCATTGGGATCGGGATCGGGATCGGGATCGGCGTAGGTGCCGGGGGTTCTGGCTCCGGCTCCGGTTCTGGTTCAACTTCTTCGTCTGGCTCTGGTAGCTCGGGATCAGGGTCAGAGTCTGGATCAGGGTCGGGGGGTCTGGGCCTTGGGCTTGGCGTTGGAGTTGGTATAGGTTTAGGAGGTGCCGGTGGCTCAGGTTCAGGCTCTGGATCAGGCTCCGCGTCGGCATCTGGCGGCTCTTCAGGCTCGGGATCCGGTTCTGGATCAGCCTCGGCTTCTGGTTCGGGTTCAGGCTCGGGCTCTGGAGGGGGCCTTGGGATTGGACTCGGTGCCGGAGTTG GTGGTGGTCTCAgtggctccggctccggctccgcaTCCGGGTCGGGATCGGGTTCTGGCTCGGCGTCCGGGTCAGGATCAGGTTCAGGCTCGGCCGCTGGTTCCGGGTCCGGTGCTGCTTCAGGTGCAGGCTCATCAGCAGGATCCGGTGCGGGCTCTGGTGCTGCTTCAGGTTCAGGCTCATCAGCGGGATCCGGTGCAGGATCCGGTGCTGGCTCTGGTGCGGGATCAGGGTCTGGTTATAGTCAAGGGCAAGGTGCAGGTGAGGGCCAAGGCCAAGGATCCGGGTACGGTGAAGGTCATGGCTCGGGCCATGGACAAGGTTCAGGGTATGGTGAAGGTCATGGTCAAGGAAGTGGCTCCAGTCAAGGATTGGGCTATGGCGAAGGTTACGGCTCTGGTCGCGGCCAAGGCTCTGGCCAAGGATCCGGATCCGGCTATGGCGAGGGCTATGGCTCGGGTCATGGGGCCGGCCAAGGATCCGGATACGGTGAAGGATACGGCGAGGGTTCAGGAAGCGGATATGGAGATGGTTTAGGCTCAGGCTACGGCGAGGGACACGGATACGGGTACGGTTCTGGGCACGGCAAATAA
- the LOC112882697 gene encoding cell wall protein IFF6-like: MASGRGGCAAARPLVVLVAFVCLLSCGLAQGRVARKDLGLGIDVGGGQGAGLGLGLGLGLGVGTGGVSASGSGSGSGSVAGVGSTSGSRSGSISVGGASSSAGSSAGSSAGSSGSGAGSSAGSGGGQGFGQGGGSGSGSGYGEGSGSGHGSGNGVVGIGYSEGYGHGSPGSGGNP; the protein is encoded by the coding sequence ATGGCGAGCGGCAGGGGCGGCTGCGCGGCGGCACGTCCTCTAGTAGTGCTGGTGGCTTTCGTGTGCTTGCTGTCCTGCGGCCTCGCGCAGGGCCGCGTGGCGAGGAAGGACCTCGGCCTCGGCATCGACGTGGGCGGCGGGCAGGGCGCGGGGCTGGGTCTCGGACTGGGGCTTGGGCTCGGGGTGGGCACTGGTGGTGTGTCCGCGTCCGGGTCCGGTTCTGGGTCTGGATCCGTGGCCGGGGTGGGGTCGACGTCCGGGTCCAGGTCCGGGTCGATTTCCGTTGGTGGGGCGAGCTCGTCCGCAGGGTCGAGTGCCGGATCGTCTGCTGGGTCGAGTGGTTCGGGGGCCGGGTCTTCTGCTGGGTCTGGTGGCGGGCAGGGCTTCGGGCAGGGTGGTGGGAGCGGGTCTGGTTCCGGGTACGGTGAGGGCAGTGGGTCTGGCCATGGGTCGGGGAATGGGGTTGTTGGCATAGGATATAGTGAAGGATACGGTCATGGGTCACCTGGCTCAGGTGGAAATCCTTGA